The following DNA comes from Brassica oleracea var. oleracea cultivar TO1000 chromosome C5, BOL, whole genome shotgun sequence.
TTATCTTGTATTCTGATTTCTCATTCTTTTCTTCCTCTTTTTTGTAGTATTTAGATTTCACGCACTAGAAGATATTTCCCGCAAGCCTTCACATAGCTTGAAGGTTTAGTTTCTTCCCAATCTAATGTTTTGGATATACTGAAAACTGAATACGGCCGATTATGAGATTTTGGGAAGTATAGACAATTTTATAAAGAGTTTTAATTAAAAATATTGATAATTTTGGAACCATAAACCAATATTTCACAAGCCCAAGATCGGTTCCGAAGCTGGATAGATCGGAGTAATTCTAACAGAGTTGTTTACTTTCCTTGCAGAATATAGCAAAGGATGAGTTTGAAAGAAACTTTGTCTCAGCTTTAGTTGCTCATGGTGAAATTGGTGTCAAGTTTGACGACATTGGTTCTCTCGAACATGTGAAGAAGACACTGAATGAGTTGGTTATACTTCCCATGAGAAGGACAGAGCTCTTCACCCGTGGGAATCTCTTGCGGATATATTCCATTTCTCTTCATTATTTTATCTTCTTAAAAGCTAGATTCTTCTTAGATGACTTGAGTCTTTTTGTTTTTCCCAGACGTGCAAAGGCATATTGCTATTTGGTCCTCCTGGTACTGGTAAGACGTTTCGCCAAAGCCCTTGCTACAGAGGCTGGAGCAAACTTCATTAGCATAACTAGCTCATCGCTTACATCAAAGGTAACATGAAACCTTAGTAACGGTCATGGAATGTCAACTTCTGATTTGTTCTGACTATGTCAACTTGGTCCATTGTTTGGCTATAGTGGTTTGGAGATGCAGAGAAGCTCACGAAAGATTTGTTCTCATTTGCAAGCAAACTAGTGCCGCCCGTGATTATTTTTGTCGAAGAGGTGACACAATACTCTAGGGCATGTTTTCAAGGAATGCACTGAAAATATCGTTTTGTCTTTGTGGAGTAGGTTGACAGTTTGTTAGACGCTTGTGGTGGTTCTAGCGAGCATGAATCAACTCGGATGATGAGAAACGAGTTCATGACAGCTTGGGATGGATTCAGGTCAAAAGATAGCCAAAGGATACTCATCCTCGGTGCCACCAGCAGACCATTTGATCTTGATCGTCTACCAAGAAGGTGAGGACTATAACACGACTTATCGTTACATAAATATTTGTCTCATTGACTTCCTTTTGGGGATTCTATTTCTAGGATATATGTCGATTTACCAGATGAGGAGAACCGGTTGAAGATTTTGAATATTATTTTGAATCAAGAAAATATTGAAACAGGTTTTGAGTTTGAGAAACTTGCAAAAGAAACTGAAGGTGTTGGGAAAGTTAGCGGATAATATTTTCTTCGAGAGGTTAAGATGGAAAGTTAACCAAGAGATGGTTAGTGTTTAAGATAGCCTTCGTATTTTAGGAAGGGATTTTTTACTAAGGCTTGTGTTTGGAGATTCTTTTAGAAACTTTCGAAAATATTTCTTTCTATTGCTTTGCTTGATTCTTGGATGATTACAAGTGAACTAGACATCCCTATTTATACTAGTGAGTGGAGACTACAAGTTAATTCTAGAACACTCCATCTCTTACACACTTCATCTTCTACACTATTCATCTTCTACACTCTTCTTCTTCCTCTAGATATTTCTTCTTATTGGGCTTCTTGGTTATAGCTTGATTAAAGATTAAACTTGGGCTAATGAGGGAAAACCCAACAAATCTCCCCCTTCCCGATTTAGTCCGAAACCGCCGCCATACCCGTGCCTTTGCAGCAATCTTCAAACTTCTTGATCGATAATACCTTGGTCATAAAGTCAGACTAGTTTTTATCAGTGTGTACCTTGTCAAGATGTATGAGCTTCTCTTCAAGAACTTCTCGGATCCAATGATGTCGGATATCGATGTGCTTTGAGCGAGAGTGAATAGCACTTTTTTGTCACATTGCATGTTGTACTTGTTTTGCTTACTCCCAACTCAAGCAAGAAGTTCTTCATCCATAGCATCTCCTTGCACGCTTCCGTTGCTGCGATATACTCCGCTTCCGTGGTGGATAAGGCAACACACTTATGTAGCTTCGACTGCCATGAAACAGCTCCCCCTGCAAAGGTAGTCACAAATCCTGATGTCGATTTCCTTGAATCTTTATCACCAGCCCAATCTGCATCGGTGTAACCGTTCAACTCCAATTTTCCATTGCCAAAACATAGATACTTTTTCGTTTTGCCTCGTAGATAGCGTAGGATCCACTTAACTGCTTTTTAATGCTCCTTTCCTGGATTCGCTAGAAAGCGACTCACAACTTCTACAGCATAGGCAATATCAGGTCTGGTGCACACCATAGCATACATGAGACTACCCGCTGCGGATGCATATGGGGTAGTCTTCATTTCCTCTTTTTCCTTTGTTGGACTTTGCTTCGAACTTAGCTTGAAATGTCCACCAAGTGGAGTGCTCACCGACTTTGCTTTATGCATGTTGAATCTCTCCAACACCCTTTCAACATATCGTCCTTGGGAAAACCATAGAAGCTTCTTTGGTCTATCCCGAGTGATCTTCATTCCGATAATCTGTCTCGCTTGCCCCATATCTTTCATCGAAAACACCTTCCCAAATCTTTCTTCAATACGGATATCTTGTTGTGATCTTGGCCCACAATTAACATATCATCAACATAGAGCAATAATATGAGAAAGTCACCGCTTCCGTACCTCTTTATGAAAACGCAATGATCATTCTTGATTTTCTTGAAGTTGTGATCCACCATGAAGGAGTCAAACTTCTTGTACCATTGTCTTGGGGCTTGCTTGAAGCCATAAAGACTCTTCTTTAATCGACACACCAAGTCTTCTTTTCCTCGAACCTTGAATCCTTCAGATTGCTCCATATAGATCTCCTCCTCGAGTTCACCATGTAGAAAGGTTGTCTTGACATCGAGTTGTTCAATCTCCAGGTCTAGAACCGCTACTAGACCAAGAACCACTCGGATAGAAGACATCTTCACCACTGTAGAGAACATTTTTTTCAAAATCTATGTCTTTCTTCTTGTTGAATCCTTTCACAACCAATCGAGCTTTGTATCTTAGATTTGAGCTTCTCTCCTCATACTTCAACCTGTACACCCACTTGTTCTTCAAGGCTCTCTTTCCTTTTGGTAGCTTCACCAGCTCATAAGTGTGATTTTCATGCAAGGATTGCATTTCATCTTGCATAGCTTCAACCCACTCATCTCTATGAGTGTCTCCTATGGCCTCCTCATAGCTTTGAGGCTCCCCATCATCTGTAAGATTAACATACTCATCTCGATAATATCTTATAGATGGTCTTGTCTCTTTTCTAGACCTTCTTGGCTCATGTTCTTCCTCTGGCTCCACTTGATCTTCTTCTTCATTTTCATCACCATTCGGATCCATGTTGGAATCCCCTTCGCCATCATCTCCAATCACTTGTTCATGGTCTTGGGGATTATGAGCATCTTCATTTCTTGCAACTCATAGCTTTGGTTTCTTTGATTTGTTGATGTCTTAAATTGTTTGATCTTCGAAGAAAACAACATCTCTACGCCGGATAATTTTTCTGTTAACCGGATCCCAAAGCCGATAGCTGAACTCATCTCTTGGTGACCCAAGATAGATGAACTCTCTAGTCTTGGAGTCTAACTTGGCTCGTTCATTCTTAGGAATATGGATGAACGCTCTGCAACCGAACACCTTCAAATGGTTGTAGGAGACCTTTTTACCCGACCAAACTTCCTCCGGGACATCGCCTTCCAAAGGAACTGATGGTGTAAGATTTATGACATCCACTACAGTCTTTATGGCTTCTCCCCCAAAATGACTTAGGTAATTTAGCGTGAGAGAGCATGCACCGAACTCTTTCTGTGATCGTTTGATTCATTCTCTCAGCAATTCCGTTTAATTGTGGCGTCTTTGGTGGTGTCTTCCCCATCCTGATTCCGTGAGCTTTGCAAAATTCTTCAAAAGGACCTCGATACTCTCCACCATTGTCAGATCGAACACACTTGAGTTTTTGACCCGTACTTTGTTCTGCTTGGGCTACAAACTCCTTGAAAGCATCAAGAACTTG
Coding sequences within:
- the LOC106345095 gene encoding protein MSP1-like, with the protein product MACYGVDTDGVNIAKDEFERNFVSALVAHGEIGVKFDDIGSLEHVKKTLNERAKAYCYLVLLVLVRRFAKALATEAGANFISITSSSLTSKWFGDAEKLTKDLFSFASKLVPPVIIFVEEVDSLLDACGGSSEHESTRMMRNEFMTAWDGFRSKDSQRILILGATSRPFDLDRLPRRIYVDLPDEENRLKILNIILNQENIETGFEFEKLAKETEGVGKVSG